One Scophthalmus maximus strain ysfricsl-2021 chromosome 1, ASM2237912v1, whole genome shotgun sequence genomic region harbors:
- the f7 gene encoding coagulation factor VII isoform X2, which produces MWQRLVFTLLFVVCCCRPATVFVDPDRAHGVLVRTRRFNSGWLEELQMGDLRRECLEETCSYEEAREVFEHTETTDEFWKTYNELLAVSNTCLLENGGCEHFCDDDEEGRRINCSCADGYFLDADGWSCVAEGSLACGMVPVLQGGDKEQQLDSRARIVGGTECPKGECPWQVLLVYKGKGFCGGVIYKPTWILTASHCLEDTEVRFLQVVAGEHNTVEDEGTEQLVQVVEIIMHEKYVPRTADNDIALLRLAAPIVYTPYAVPACLPTRPLAERGLWAVSLHTVSGWGRRGELGPTSHILRRLKVPRIRTQQCVEDSGVTLTDNMFCAGYIEGLQDSCKGDSGGPLVTCYKKTNFLLGIVSWGKGCARPGNYGIYTRVSNYLDWIHNHTATTGRTGNVTEASLHNLTT; this is translated from the exons ATGTGGCAGAGACTCGTCTTCACGCTGCTCTTCGTCGTGTGCTGCTGCCGCCCGGCGACAG TGTTTGTGGACCCAGACCGGGCCCACGGCGTCCTGGTCCGGACGCGCAGGTTCAACTCTGGCTGgttggaggagctgcagatggGCGATCTGAGGCGGGAGTGTCTGGAGGAGACGTGTTCGTACGAGGAGGCCCGCGAGGTCTTCGAGCACACGGAGACCACG GACGAGTTTTGGAAAACGTACAACG AGCTGCTGGCCGTCTCCAACACCTGCCTGCTGGAGAACGGAGGCTGTGAACATTTCTGTGACGATGACGAGGAAGGACGAAGAATAAACTGCTCGTGTGCTGACGGCTACTTCCTGGACGCTGACGGGTGGAGCTGCGTCGCAGAAG GGTCACTAGCCTGCGGCATGGTGCCCGTCCTGCAGGGCGGCgacaaagagcagcagctcGACTCTCGAGCTCGAATCGTCGGAGGGACAGAATGTCCCAAAGGGGAATGTCCCTGGCAG GTTCTGCTGGTTTATAAAGGAAAGGGTTTCTGTGGAGGAGTGATCTACAAACCCACCTGGATCCTCACGGCGTCTCACTGCCTGGAGGACACCGAGGTCCGGTTCCTGCAGGTGGTCGCAG gcgAACACAACACGGTGGAGGACGAGGGCACGGAGCAGCTGGTCCAGGTGGTCGAGATCATCATGCACGAGAAGTACGTCCCTCGCACGGCCGACAACGACATCGCCCTCCTCCGCCTGGCGGCGCCCATCGTCTACACGCCGTACGCCGTCCCCGCCTGCCTGCCGACGCGCCCGCTGGCCGAGCGCGGCCTCTGGGCCGTCAGCCTGCACACGGTGAGCggctgggggaggaggggcgagCTCGGGCCCACCTCGCACATCCTGCGGCGCCTGAAGGTGCCGCGCATCCGGACGCAGCAGTGCGTGGAGGACAGCGGCGTGACGCTCACGGACAACATGTTCTGCGCTGGATACATCGAGGGCCTGCAGGACTCGTGTAAGGGCGACAGCGGCGGGCCCCTGGTGACGTGCTACAAGAAGACCAACTTCCTGCTGGGCATCGTCAGCTGGGGGAAGGGCTGCGCCCGACCAGGCAACTACGGGATCTACACCCGAGTGTCCAACTACCTGGACTGGATCCACAACCACACGGCGACGACGGGCCGGACCGGGAACGTCACGGAGGCGTCGCTGCACAACCTGACCAcctga
- the f7 gene encoding coagulation factor VII isoform X1, which produces MWQRLVFTLLFVVCCCRPATVFVDPDRAHGVLVRTRRFNSGWLEELQMGDLRRECLEETCSYEEAREVFEHTETTDEFWKTYNVADSCKSNPCVNGGSCSAQDSSYTCFCLPQFSGLTCELELLAVSNTCLLENGGCEHFCDDDEEGRRINCSCADGYFLDADGWSCVAEGSLACGMVPVLQGGDKEQQLDSRARIVGGTECPKGECPWQVLLVYKGKGFCGGVIYKPTWILTASHCLEDTEVRFLQVVAGEHNTVEDEGTEQLVQVVEIIMHEKYVPRTADNDIALLRLAAPIVYTPYAVPACLPTRPLAERGLWAVSLHTVSGWGRRGELGPTSHILRRLKVPRIRTQQCVEDSGVTLTDNMFCAGYIEGLQDSCKGDSGGPLVTCYKKTNFLLGIVSWGKGCARPGNYGIYTRVSNYLDWIHNHTATTGRTGNVTEASLHNLTT; this is translated from the exons ATGTGGCAGAGACTCGTCTTCACGCTGCTCTTCGTCGTGTGCTGCTGCCGCCCGGCGACAG TGTTTGTGGACCCAGACCGGGCCCACGGCGTCCTGGTCCGGACGCGCAGGTTCAACTCTGGCTGgttggaggagctgcagatggGCGATCTGAGGCGGGAGTGTCTGGAGGAGACGTGTTCGTACGAGGAGGCCCGCGAGGTCTTCGAGCACACGGAGACCACG GACGAGTTTTGGAAAACGTACAACG TGGCAGACAGCTGTAAGTCCAACCCCTGTGTGAACGGCGGCAGCTGCTCCGCACAGGATTCGTCCTACACCTGTTTCTGTTTGCCGCAGTTCAGTGGACTCACCTGTGAACTCG AGCTGCTGGCCGTCTCCAACACCTGCCTGCTGGAGAACGGAGGCTGTGAACATTTCTGTGACGATGACGAGGAAGGACGAAGAATAAACTGCTCGTGTGCTGACGGCTACTTCCTGGACGCTGACGGGTGGAGCTGCGTCGCAGAAG GGTCACTAGCCTGCGGCATGGTGCCCGTCCTGCAGGGCGGCgacaaagagcagcagctcGACTCTCGAGCTCGAATCGTCGGAGGGACAGAATGTCCCAAAGGGGAATGTCCCTGGCAG GTTCTGCTGGTTTATAAAGGAAAGGGTTTCTGTGGAGGAGTGATCTACAAACCCACCTGGATCCTCACGGCGTCTCACTGCCTGGAGGACACCGAGGTCCGGTTCCTGCAGGTGGTCGCAG gcgAACACAACACGGTGGAGGACGAGGGCACGGAGCAGCTGGTCCAGGTGGTCGAGATCATCATGCACGAGAAGTACGTCCCTCGCACGGCCGACAACGACATCGCCCTCCTCCGCCTGGCGGCGCCCATCGTCTACACGCCGTACGCCGTCCCCGCCTGCCTGCCGACGCGCCCGCTGGCCGAGCGCGGCCTCTGGGCCGTCAGCCTGCACACGGTGAGCggctgggggaggaggggcgagCTCGGGCCCACCTCGCACATCCTGCGGCGCCTGAAGGTGCCGCGCATCCGGACGCAGCAGTGCGTGGAGGACAGCGGCGTGACGCTCACGGACAACATGTTCTGCGCTGGATACATCGAGGGCCTGCAGGACTCGTGTAAGGGCGACAGCGGCGGGCCCCTGGTGACGTGCTACAAGAAGACCAACTTCCTGCTGGGCATCGTCAGCTGGGGGAAGGGCTGCGCCCGACCAGGCAACTACGGGATCTACACCCGAGTGTCCAACTACCTGGACTGGATCCACAACCACACGGCGACGACGGGCCGGACCGGGAACGTCACGGAGGCGTCGCTGCACAACCTGACCAcctga
- the f7l gene encoding coagulation factor VII, protein MASVNGETRRLVILQLLIASIPACTGLPEGLFVSKPEASVFLHRNRRANFLLEELKQGNLERECLEEKCSYEEAKEIFSLPQQLENFWRTYTAVDRCLSSPCKNGATCTRHVDSYVCKCPPRYHGYNCDKVRSTPSTCRHGNGGCEHFCREIPDRSHICFCAHGYRLDRDNSTCLPQDDVPCGRPLIHFAPRVVNGKICPKGHCPWQALLTEHNVYTCGAIVVSDQWVLTAAHCVWRKPAAIFHVTVGEHDRMEEEKTEQRRRVVKVLIHRGYNESSSDSDLALLKLHRPVKLGLHVVPICLPARNSTIIRTLATVRHSTVSGWGRLAQFGPPSRFLQRLVLPRVPLQECRLHTRLNITKNMVCAGHRAGRQDACEGDSGGPLVTRYKKTWFLTGVVSWGKGCANENQYGVYTRVTNFLDWIEELMSTG, encoded by the exons GATTGTTCGTGAGCAAACCAGAGGCCAGCGTCTTCCTGCATCGCAATCGCCGGGCGAACTTCCTGCTGGAAGAGTTGAAACAAGGAAATCTGGAGCGGGAATGTCTGGAGGAGAAATGTTCCTACGAGGAGGCCAAGGAGATCTTCTCCCTGCCGCAGCAGCTG GAAAACTTCTGGAGGACGTACACAG CGGTAGATCGCTGCCTCTCGTCTCCCTGTAAGAACGGAGCGACCTGCACTCGCCACGTCGACTCCTACGTCTGCAAATGTCCGCCTCGTTACCACGGATACAACTGCGACAAAG TTCGTTCTACGCCCAGCACCTGTCGCCATGGAAACGGAGGATGCGAACATTTCTGCAGAGAAATTCCGGATCGTTCTCACATCTGCTTCTGTGCTCATGGATACAGACTGGATCGGGACAACAGCACCTGCCTGCCTCAAG ATGACGTCCCCTGTGGAAGACCACTCATACACTTTGCCCCCAGGGTCGTTAACGGGAAGATCTGCCCCAAGGGACACTGTCCATGGCAG GCTCTGTTGACGGAACACAACGTTTACACCTGTGGAGCCATCGTGGTGTCGGACCAGTGGGTTTTAACTGCAGCTCACTGCGTCTGGAGAAAACCTGCTGCCATCTTCCACGTCACCGTGG GTGAACATGAccggatggaggaggagaagaccgAGCAGCGGCGGCGTGTTGTCAAAGTTCTGATCCACCGAGGTTACAACGAGTCCAGCTCCGACAGCGACCTGGCCTTGCTGAAGCTGCACCGCCCGGTGAAGCTGGGTCTCCACGTGGTGCCCATTTGCCTTCCCGCCCGGAACAGCACCATCATCAGGACACTGGCAACCGTCCGCCACTCCACCGTGTCGGGTTGGGGCCGCCTGGCGCAGTTCGGCCCCCCCTCCAGGTTCCTCCAGCGGCTGGTGCTGCCGCGGGTTCCTCTGCAGGAGTGTCGCCTCCACACCAGGCTCAACATCACCAAGAACATGGTCTGCGCCGGGCACAGGGCCGGACGGCAGGACGCCTGCGAGGGCGACAGTGGCGGCCCCCTGGTGACGCGCTACAAGAAGACCTGGTTCCTGACGGGCGTGGTGAGCTGGGGGAAGGGCTGCGCCAACGAGAACCAGTACGGCGTCTACACCAGAGTCACCAACTTCCTTGACTGGATCGAGGAGCTGATGTCCACTGGCTGA